Proteins from one Chloroflexota bacterium genomic window:
- a CDS encoding TrmH family RNA methyltransferase: protein MILKRYKKNFAHSYTFGVFPTLELLTHRVQDVLGVWLHPRASQNSGVSKIEQLCQQNAIPIEIHEKNFNRLGARENDYAIGVLRKFSAPLDAAANHLVLVNPGSRGNLGTIIRAMLGFGFYDLAVIEPAADIFHPDVLRAAMGALFQLRFEHFADFNAYQNAHSQNIYVLMTDGVKPLNKVDFQTPFGLVFGNESSGLPPEFHAIGTSLRIPQSGAIDSLNLSIAVGVTLYQASLAQVD from the coding sequence ATGATCCTCAAACGCTACAAAAAAAACTTTGCCCACAGTTATACTTTTGGGGTGTTTCCCACGCTCGAACTGTTAACGCATCGGGTGCAAGATGTGCTTGGAGTCTGGCTGCACCCCCGAGCGAGTCAGAACAGCGGTGTTTCTAAAATTGAGCAACTTTGTCAGCAGAACGCCATCCCGATTGAAATCCACGAGAAAAATTTTAACCGACTCGGCGCGCGCGAGAACGATTATGCCATCGGTGTGTTGCGCAAATTTTCTGCTCCACTCGATGCGGCAGCGAATCATCTTGTTTTGGTGAATCCTGGCAGCCGTGGCAATTTGGGCACGATTATTCGTGCGATGCTGGGATTTGGTTTTTATGATCTGGCGGTAATCGAGCCTGCGGCGGATATTTTTCATCCCGATGTGCTGCGCGCGGCTATGGGGGCGCTTTTTCAACTGCGTTTCGAACATTTTGCGGATTTTAATGCCTATCAAAATGCGCATAGCCAAAATATCTATGTGCTGATGACCGATGGGGTCAAACCGCTTAATAAGGTGGACTTTCAGACTCCTTTTGGGTTGGTTTTCGGCAACGAAAGCAGCGGACTTCCCCCGGAGTTTCACGCCATCGGCACGAGTTTGCGTATCCCACAGAGTGGGGCGATTGACTCGCTCAATTTAAGCATTGCTGTGGGGGTGACGTTGTATCAGGCATCACTGGCGCAAGTTGACTAA
- a CDS encoding Asp23/Gls24 family envelope stress response protein, with protein MSTTSTRPPGKTTVATSVLLTIAGLTTLKVEGVSRMCPLPGGVNRLFQKGDYRDGVHIKIEDDRVFADLYVVLQHDVNIRDMSRNIQQAVQRAFSEMVGMEVGRINVHIENIDYPFLEEGIAEELDIE; from the coding sequence ATGTCTACTACCTCAACTCGTCCCCCTGGAAAAACAACGGTTGCCACCAGTGTCTTGTTAACGATTGCTGGTTTAACGACTTTAAAAGTTGAAGGGGTCAGCCGTATGTGCCCTCTCCCCGGTGGTGTGAATCGCCTGTTTCAAAAGGGCGATTACCGGGATGGTGTCCATATCAAAATTGAAGATGACCGCGTGTTTGCCGATCTGTATGTGGTGTTGCAGCATGATGTGAATATTCGTGATATGAGCCGCAATATTCAACAGGCGGTGCAGCGCGCCTTTTCCGAAATGGTTGGTATGGAAGTTGGCCGGATCAACGTGCATATTGAGAATATTGATTACCCATTTCTTGAAGAAGGTATTGCTGAGGAATTGGATATCGAATGA
- a CDS encoding nucleotide-binding protein: protein MAPIQIEQPYQITYLHSYAQDSPWFAGLTNKKLLANQDAESGYTYATPRGHDMYTGAETHWIDITDRKAEIHAFTVCHFGSEEFLPDTPFVLALIEFEEVNTLLLTRIVGIDPMQASLDWIGMQVAPQFLRNSKLKPTDVYFVPV, encoded by the coding sequence ATGGCGCCCATTCAAATTGAACAACCGTATCAGATTACGTACTTGCACTCCTATGCGCAAGATAGCCCCTGGTTTGCAGGCTTGACCAACAAGAAATTACTGGCGAATCAGGATGCCGAAAGCGGCTACACCTATGCTACGCCGCGCGGGCATGATATGTATACCGGTGCAGAAACGCACTGGATTGACATCACCGACCGCAAGGCCGAAATACACGCTTTCACCGTCTGCCACTTTGGCTCTGAAGAGTTCCTTCCGGATACGCCTTTTGTCCTGGCGTTGATCGAATTCGAGGAGGTCAACACCTTGCTGCTCACCCGCATCGTGGGCATTGATCCGATGCAAGCCTCGCTGGATTGGATTGGTATGCAAGTTGCCCCCCAATTCTTGCGCAATAGCAAACTCAAACCCACCGACGTATATTTTGTGCCGGTGTAA
- a CDS encoding ACP S-malonyltransferase: protein IPIIGNVSAAPLTSPEQVRADLQAQLTARVRWTESIQYLRVQGVDTFIELGSGEVLSGLVKRIDRKTTRIALGVPEDFEKIE from the coding sequence TATTCCGATTATTGGTAATGTCAGCGCTGCGCCTTTGACTTCTCCCGAACAGGTGCGTGCTGATTTGCAGGCACAGCTTACGGCACGGGTGCGTTGGACGGAGAGCATTCAATATTTACGCGTTCAGGGCGTGGATACGTTTATTGAACTGGGCAGTGGCGAGGTGTTGTCGGGCCTGGTGAAGCGTATTGACCGCAAGACCACGCGCATCGCTCTGGGGGTTCCGGAAGATTTTGAGAAAATTGAGTAA
- a CDS encoding peptide chain release factor 2, giving the protein MRQKSKTFWCVFDVAGREEKLKELQKKSEAPGLWDNPQKAQKTMKQLSHLQESVNSWHKLKNRLSDALELGNMGDASLYDDLAIESEAIEKEVERREFRAMLSGEYDKGNALLAIHAGAGGTDSQDWAEMLQRMYLRWMERSGYKTEIVDATAGEEAGIKSVTISVDGRYAYGYLRSEKGVHRLVRISPFDANSRRHTSFALVEVLPQVDDDADIAINPSDLKIDTFKSGGAGGQSVQKNDTAVRITHIPTGIVASCQNERSQGQNREMAMKVLRARLLEIKEKEKAEKIDELRGEYTKAEWGSQIRSYVLHPYKMVKDHRTNHEVGNAEGVLDGDLDSLIEAYLRANVGDQA; this is encoded by the coding sequence GTGAGACAAAAATCCAAAACCTTCTGGTGCGTCTTTGACGTAGCTGGCAGAGAAGAAAAGCTAAAAGAGCTGCAAAAAAAATCTGAAGCCCCCGGTCTCTGGGACAATCCCCAAAAAGCGCAAAAAACTATGAAACAACTCTCGCATTTGCAGGAGAGTGTGAATAGTTGGCACAAACTGAAAAATCGTCTCTCGGACGCGCTTGAATTAGGCAATATGGGCGATGCTTCGCTCTATGACGATTTAGCCATAGAATCTGAAGCTATTGAAAAAGAAGTTGAGCGGCGTGAGTTCCGGGCGATGCTTTCCGGGGAATACGACAAAGGCAATGCATTGCTGGCGATTCATGCGGGAGCGGGCGGCACCGATTCGCAAGATTGGGCCGAGATGTTACAGCGAATGTATTTGCGCTGGATGGAACGCAGCGGTTACAAAACCGAGATTGTGGATGCCACGGCTGGGGAAGAAGCTGGCATCAAAAGCGTGACCATCTCGGTAGACGGGCGTTACGCCTATGGCTATTTGCGCTCCGAGAAGGGCGTGCATCGTCTGGTGCGCATTTCGCCCTTCGATGCCAATAGCCGCAGACATACTTCCTTCGCGTTGGTAGAAGTGCTGCCCCAGGTAGATGATGATGCCGATATTGCCATCAATCCGAGCGATCTAAAGATCGACACCTTCAAGTCCGGTGGCGCGGGGGGTCAAAGCGTGCAGAAGAATGATACTGCCGTGCGTATCACCCATATCCCCACCGGGATTGTGGCAAGCTGCCAGAATGAACGCTCGCAAGGCCAGAATCGCGAGATGGCAATGAAAGTATTGCGCGCTCGTTTGCTGGAAATCAAAGAGAAAGAAAAAGCCGAGAAAATCGACGAGTTGCGCGGCGAATATACCAAAGCCGAATGGGGCAGTCAGATTCGTTCGTATGTACTGCACCCTTACAAAATGGTGAAAGATCATCGTACGAATCACGAAGTTGGCAATGCCGAAGGCGTACTCGATGGTGATCTGGATAGCCTGATCGAAGCCTATTTACGGGCCAATGTTGGCGACCAGGCATAA
- the rpmF gene encoding 50S ribosomal protein L32 produces the protein MALPKQRTAKSRRDRRRSHHALKAKNLVQCSNCGEKRLPHNVCPSCGHYKGREVVVIAE, from the coding sequence ATGGCTCTTCCCAAGCAACGTACTGCCAAATCACGGCGTGACCGCCGCCGTTCGCATCATGCACTTAAGGCCAAAAACCTGGTGCAGTGCAGCAATTGTGGCGAGAAGCGGCTTCCGCATAACGTTTGCCCCAGTTGTGGGCATTATAAGGGACGCGAAGTCGTCGTTATTGCTGAGTAA
- the nusB gene encoding transcription antitermination factor NusB, which produces MKPRTRARGIALQVLFEADLVSHPLGTAIKYRLEDANLDERLAEFSANIARSVWPIKDQLDAFIAEHAPEWPLEQVAIIDRNILRIALWELAVSSETPVKVAINEAVELAKMYGSESSPRFVNGVLGSLAARQNELRQSLAASILDKKPQGQ; this is translated from the coding sequence ATGAAGCCGCGTACCCGCGCCCGAGGCATTGCGCTGCAAGTTCTCTTCGAAGCAGATTTGGTTAGTCATCCCCTGGGCACAGCCATTAAATATCGCCTGGAAGATGCCAATCTCGACGAGCGGCTGGCTGAATTTTCGGCCAATATTGCTCGAAGCGTATGGCCGATCAAAGATCAGTTAGATGCTTTTATTGCCGAGCATGCTCCAGAGTGGCCACTGGAGCAGGTTGCAATTATTGACCGCAATATTCTACGCATCGCGCTTTGGGAACTTGCCGTTAGCAGTGAAACCCCCGTAAAAGTAGCCATTAATGAGGCGGTTGAATTGGCAAAAATGTATGGCTCAGAAAGCAGCCCGCGTTTTGTCAATGGTGTGTTGGGAAGTTTGGCGGCGCGTCAGAATGAACTGCGCCAGTCTTTGGCTGCATCAATTTTAGATAAAAAACCGCAAGGGCAGTAG
- a CDS encoding Lrp/AsnC family transcriptional regulator has product MDELDLAILEFLQSDGRKPFTEIASQLNVSEGTVRNRVTRLMDENVLQIVGVVDPVKMGYQVSALIGVSISGGNIEQVARKAAVFGEVSNVVMVSGEFDLMISVYCNDGEHLSEFLSQKLRSVEGVTHTQTFVILRNFKTTNYLSPLNLE; this is encoded by the coding sequence ATGGATGAACTTGATCTCGCAATTCTTGAATTCTTGCAGTCGGATGGGCGCAAACCGTTTACCGAAATCGCCAGCCAATTGAATGTTTCCGAAGGCACAGTGCGCAACCGCGTCACGCGGTTGATGGATGAAAATGTGCTGCAAATCGTTGGCGTTGTGGACCCGGTCAAGATGGGCTATCAGGTTTCTGCCCTGATCGGGGTTTCGATCAGTGGAGGCAATATTGAACAGGTTGCCAGAAAAGCAGCCGTTTTTGGTGAAGTGAGCAATGTGGTGATGGTTTCTGGTGAATTTGACTTGATGATCTCGGTATATTGTAATGATGGTGAGCATCTGAGTGAATTTCTTAGCCAAAAATTGCGTTCAGTTGAGGGAGTGACACACACACAAACTTTTGTCATTTTGCGCAATTTTAAGACTACAAATTATCTAAGTCCGCTAAATTTGGAATAG
- a CDS encoding thiolase domain-containing protein (Catalyzes the synthesis of acetoacetyl coenzyme A from two molecules of acetyl coenzyme A. It can also act as a thiolase, catalyzing the reverse reaction and generating two-carbon units from the four-carbon product of fatty acid oxidation), with protein MRPVYAISGGVSKFAKSRPDKTFAAIVKEAYDYAIHDIDLDFPTFTRLVDGSVASYFSDHFTRQLMAAIMAQDYLGLLPKPSHRVEGGGATGGLCFQEAWKSIASGHMDICVAYGFETMSHVETWKGNEFIALASDISFDYPVGGFYSGYYAMMVTRHMKEFGTTVEQMAHVSVKNHINAYHNPYAQKRNRYTIEDVRNAPMVAWPLTRLDICVMSDGAAATILVSEEGLKKLEDAGARIARPLVKVTGIGRGTDAMRMADRPHVDFDDFIANYATPQEKNSDETLAYYKELWAHGTRYPGVHSFRAGRSAGNMAYKHAGIYDPLTELDFVELHDAYTSSEIQTYEDLGLCRYGEGGAFAASGKAFMSGVDYGLNLPDDPICPVNPSGGLIACGHPVGATGLMQAVFAIWQLQGSVDKHFGDATLQLKDPQRGAIHSHAGTGTYVSVSVLEREAGN; from the coding sequence ATGAGACCTGTGTATGCTATTTCGGGGGGAGTATCCAAGTTTGCCAAGTCGCGTCCTGACAAAACTTTCGCAGCGATTGTCAAAGAAGCCTATGATTATGCCATTCACGATATCGACCTGGATTTTCCAACATTCACGCGTCTGGTGGATGGCTCGGTAGCTTCATATTTCTCCGATCACTTTACGCGCCAGTTGATGGCCGCCATCATGGCCCAGGATTATCTGGGACTGCTCCCCAAACCCAGCCATCGTGTGGAAGGCGGCGGAGCAACTGGCGGATTATGTTTTCAGGAAGCCTGGAAATCAATTGCCAGCGGGCACATGGATATTTGTGTGGCCTACGGCTTTGAAACTATGAGCCATGTGGAAACCTGGAAGGGGAATGAGTTTATTGCCCTGGCCTCCGATATTTCATTTGATTATCCTGTGGGTGGGTTCTATTCGGGGTACTACGCCATGATGGTCACACGCCATATGAAAGAATTTGGCACTACCGTGGAACAAATGGCGCATGTCAGCGTGAAGAACCACATAAACGCTTATCACAATCCCTATGCCCAGAAACGTAATCGCTATACTATTGAAGATGTTCGCAATGCGCCGATGGTGGCCTGGCCGTTGACCCGCCTGGATATTTGTGTGATGTCCGATGGCGCCGCCGCGACAATCCTGGTTTCTGAAGAAGGCCTGAAAAAACTCGAAGATGCCGGAGCACGGATCGCCCGCCCGTTGGTCAAAGTGACTGGCATTGGACGCGGCACCGATGCGATGCGCATGGCGGATCGCCCGCATGTCGATTTTGATGATTTCATCGCTAATTACGCCACCCCGCAAGAAAAAAATTCCGATGAAACCCTGGCCTATTACAAAGAACTTTGGGCCCATGGCACGCGCTATCCGGGTGTGCACTCTTTCCGCGCCGGACGTTCAGCAGGGAATATGGCCTATAAACATGCCGGGATTTACGATCCGCTCACGGAACTGGATTTTGTTGAATTGCACGATGCCTACACATCCAGCGAAATTCAAACCTACGAAGACCTGGGGCTTTGCCGTTACGGCGAAGGTGGCGCTTTTGCGGCCTCGGGTAAAGCTTTTATGTCGGGAGTGGATTATGGCCTCAATTTGCCAGATGATCCCATCTGCCCGGTCAACCCCTCTGGCGGTTTGATCGCTTGCGGTCATCCTGTAGGGGCTACAGGATTGATGCAGGCTGTCTTTGCCATCTGGCAATTGCAGGGCAGCGTTGACAAACATTTTGGCGATGCCACCTTGCAGCTTAAAGACCCGCAGCGCGGCGCTATCCATAGCCATGCTGGGACGGGGACGTATGTATCCGTGAGTGTTCTCGAACGCGAGGCAGGCAATTAG
- a CDS encoding ACP S-malonyltransferase has protein sequence MPAKNTAFLFPGQGSQFVGMGYALAQGFSVARDTYAEAENILDFPISKLSWFGPEDELNDTVNTQPALMVHSVAAWRVLLELQPDFIPAYVAGHSMGELSALVAAGALSFSAALRLARQRGELMKAAGEHSPGGMAAVLGLDIASLDVICSQASNPTEVVQVANDNCPGQVVLSGAESALERAMSAASEAGAKRVVKLAVSIAAHSPLMIHAQSKFNAAVGAAPIETPRIPIIGNVSAAPLTSPEQV, from the coding sequence ATGCCAGCAAAAAACACCGCTTTTCTATTTCCGGGGCAAGGCTCGCAGTTTGTCGGGATGGGCTATGCGTTAGCACAGGGCTTTAGCGTTGCGCGTGATACCTATGCCGAGGCCGAAAATATTCTTGATTTTCCGATTTCGAAACTCTCCTGGTTTGGGCCGGAAGATGAACTCAATGACACGGTAAATACCCAGCCCGCCCTGATGGTGCATTCAGTCGCAGCCTGGCGGGTTTTGCTCGAGTTGCAACCGGATTTCATACCTGCCTATGTGGCTGGTCATTCAATGGGGGAGTTGAGCGCTCTGGTTGCGGCGGGAGCTTTGTCTTTTTCGGCGGCGCTGCGATTGGCGCGCCAGCGTGGTGAATTGATGAAGGCGGCCGGGGAGCATTCGCCGGGAGGTATGGCAGCCGTGTTGGGGTTGGATATTGCCTCGTTGGATGTGATTTGTTCCCAGGCCAGTAACCCCACCGAGGTTGTCCAGGTTGCCAATGATAATTGTCCGGGACAGGTAGTGCTTTCGGGGGCAGAATCAGCCCTCGAGCGCGCCATGTCTGCCGCCTCGGAAGCAGGCGCCAAACGCGTGGTTAAGCTAGCAGTCAGTATTGCTGCACATTCCCCTCTGATGATTCACGCTCAATCAAAATTCAACGCCGCTGTGGGTGCCGCCCCTATCGAAACACCGCGTATTCCGATTATTGGTAATGTCAGCGCTGCGCCTTTGACTTCTCCCGAACAGGTG
- the ftsY gene encoding signal recognition particle-docking protein FtsY, translating into MSENVFNKWKTGLARTRKTTFGRIANLLGASEIDADTWDNLEALFIQADMGLETTEELIDALKVAQQKDGLTRTDELRATIKSELIARLDAPPPLKMDAQPSVILVVGVNGSGKTTNMAKLGQRFQQQGKKIVFGAADTFRAAAIEQLQIWGERLNIPVIAGQSEGDPGAVAFDTVQAAIARKADLALIDTAGRLHTRFNLMEELKKVQRVCGKALPGSPHAVWLVMDATTGQNALHQARAFKDAVGVTGVILAKLDSSARGGMAFAIQRELGLPILFAGLGEKVEDLAPFDPEAFIEGILADFQ; encoded by the coding sequence ATGAGTGAAAACGTCTTCAATAAATGGAAAACCGGGCTGGCGCGCACGCGCAAAACCACTTTTGGGCGGATTGCCAATCTGCTCGGCGCCAGCGAAATCGATGCCGATACCTGGGATAATCTGGAAGCCCTCTTTATTCAGGCCGATATGGGGCTGGAAACCACCGAAGAGCTGATCGATGCCTTGAAGGTCGCCCAACAAAAAGATGGTCTGACGCGCACCGATGAATTACGCGCAACCATCAAGAGCGAGTTGATTGCCCGCCTGGACGCGCCCCCGCCGCTCAAGATGGATGCTCAGCCCAGCGTGATACTGGTTGTCGGCGTCAACGGCTCTGGCAAAACGACCAATATGGCGAAGCTGGGCCAGCGTTTTCAGCAGCAGGGCAAAAAAATTGTTTTTGGCGCAGCCGATACCTTCCGCGCGGCGGCAATTGAGCAACTGCAAATTTGGGGCGAACGCCTGAATATCCCGGTGATCGCTGGTCAGTCTGAAGGCGATCCTGGCGCGGTAGCTTTTGATACTGTGCAGGCCGCAATAGCCCGTAAAGCCGACCTTGCTTTAATTGATACCGCTGGGCGTTTGCATACTCGCTTTAACCTGATGGAAGAACTTAAGAAAGTGCAGCGCGTTTGTGGCAAGGCGTTGCCTGGCTCGCCGCACGCTGTTTGGCTGGTGATGGATGCCACCACTGGGCAAAACGCCCTGCATCAGGCGCGGGCGTTCAAGGACGCGGTTGGCGTAACGGGTGTGATTTTAGCCAAACTGGATTCATCTGCGCGTGGCGGCATGGCCTTTGCCATTCAGCGTGAATTGGGGTTGCCGATTCTTTTTGCCGGATTGGGTGAAAAGGTTGAAGACCTGGCCCCCTTTGACCCCGAAGCCTTTATCGAAGGAATTCTGGCCGATTTTCAATGA
- the tatC gene encoding twin-arginine translocase subunit TatC has protein sequence MPRFFKNFRAFFVAEPEDAPLPDTFAKVVEHPGGVLEHLDALRKHLFRAIVVLALTTAVSFVFIQDLLAWLTQPIGGLEALQAIEVTEPLGVAMRVALLSGFVVAMPYIVFELWVFAGPGLKRSARLRGLLAIPMVVIFFLAGMAFAYYIMLPAALPFLLNFLGIPAAVRPASYIRFSTGLMFWIGMAFQFPLVIFALASMGLVRARALAVHWRIAVILIAVLSAAITPTIDPVNMGLVMGPMILLYFLSIGLAFLAQGRRAKEEN, from the coding sequence ATGCCCCGTTTCTTTAAAAATTTCCGCGCTTTCTTCGTTGCTGAACCGGAAGACGCCCCTTTGCCTGATACGTTTGCAAAAGTTGTTGAACATCCTGGAGGTGTACTGGAACATCTTGATGCTCTGCGCAAACATCTTTTTCGCGCGATCGTTGTGCTGGCGCTTACCACCGCGGTTTCTTTTGTATTCATTCAAGATTTATTAGCCTGGCTGACACAGCCTATCGGCGGGCTGGAGGCGCTTCAGGCGATTGAAGTCACAGAGCCGTTGGGGGTTGCCATGCGCGTGGCTTTGCTATCCGGTTTCGTTGTTGCCATGCCATATATTGTTTTTGAATTGTGGGTATTCGCAGGGCCGGGCCTAAAACGCAGCGCCCGTTTGCGTGGCCTTTTGGCGATCCCTATGGTCGTTATTTTCTTTCTAGCTGGGATGGCTTTTGCTTATTATATTATGTTGCCAGCCGCGTTGCCCTTTTTGCTGAATTTTTTGGGCATTCCTGCGGCAGTACGTCCGGCTTCTTATATCCGCTTTTCTACGGGATTAATGTTCTGGATTGGGATGGCTTTCCAATTTCCGTTGGTTATTTTTGCCCTCGCCAGTATGGGGCTGGTTCGCGCCCGCGCCCTGGCGGTTCACTGGCGCATCGCAGTGATATTGATCGCCGTGCTGTCTGCCGCGATCACGCCCACAATTGACCCGGTCAATATGGGGTTGGTGATGGGGCCAATGATCTTGCTCTATTTTCTGAGTATCGGGTTGGCCTTTTTAGCGCAGGGACGCCGTGCGAAAGAAGAAAACTAA
- the fabG gene encoding 3-oxoacyl-[acyl-carrier-protein] reductase: MSIFAQSFEDQVAIVTGGSRGIGKAIASLLAMGGADVVIVGRGIEQAQVTADEIAAASGQKIIAYALDVADFDLAQQMAQQIKADFGRIDILVNNAGITRDNIIMRLDESDWDDVLDINLKGTFNCSKAVIRTMMKQRYGRIINITSVSGQAGQVGQTNYSAAKAGMIGLTKALAREVASRNITVNAVAPGFIPTTLTEDLPAELVEQILSVTPMGRMGTPEEVAFAAVFLASQQASYITGQVIGVDGGMVMM; encoded by the coding sequence ATGTCGATTTTTGCACAATCATTTGAAGACCAGGTTGCCATTGTTACGGGTGGGTCGCGCGGTATTGGAAAAGCCATTGCCAGCCTGTTAGCTATGGGCGGTGCCGATGTGGTAATTGTTGGCCGCGGTATCGAGCAGGCGCAGGTCACGGCTGATGAAATTGCGGCTGCCAGCGGGCAAAAAATAATTGCGTATGCGCTGGATGTTGCAGATTTTGATCTAGCCCAACAAATGGCGCAGCAAATAAAGGCAGATTTTGGCCGGATTGATATCTTGGTCAATAATGCAGGTATTACACGGGATAATATCATCATGCGCCTGGATGAATCCGACTGGGATGATGTGCTCGATATTAACCTGAAAGGTACATTTAATTGCTCGAAAGCTGTTATTCGCACAATGATGAAACAGCGTTATGGCCGTATTATCAATATTACTTCTGTATCGGGGCAGGCCGGGCAGGTTGGGCAGACGAATTATTCGGCTGCCAAAGCCGGAATGATTGGCCTGACGAAAGCGCTGGCGCGCGAGGTAGCTTCGCGTAATATTACCGTCAATGCGGTTGCCCCGGGATTTATCCCAACTACCCTGACCGAAGATTTGCCCGCAGAATTGGTCGAGCAAATTTTGAGCGTCACGCCGATGGGGCGTATGGGGACGCCCGAAGAAGTTGCTTTTGCGGCTGTATTTTTGGCTTCACAACAGGCCTCGTATATTACCGGTCAGGTGATCGGTGTAGACGGTGGCATGGTAATGATGTAA